A segment of the Bacillus thuringiensis genome:
GAGCATATACCATAGGTCAAGCCATTTCCTGTCTCTTTGTATGCGTGATCCCATAAGGATAGGAAATGATTGAATACAAAGCGAGAACACCCTATCGTTTTGTTGATTAGTATTGCTTGTGCTTGATTTGGATAGATACGAAACTTATAGGCTTTATTAATCATTATTTGATTCACCTCCATTTTAGTATATGACTATTATATACCAAACGTACATTCGATAGGTAGTGGAGTAACACTTTCTGTATGTCGAACAATTAAGATGGCTTCCTGCCATCCCTTGTTCGAAGCCAATTCATCTCCCACCTACTCACTGGGCTGTGACCCTTCACGCTCCTTGAGGAAGGAGTCTTCTTGGCTAAAATGATAAAACGATGGAAGAGGAGTATTTCGAAAAGAACCAAGTTAACTATGATCGTTTAGCAAGTGGATATTAAGACAAAATTTGAATTTTGTAGAAAAACGGAGGGGAATAGAATGGTGAGAAATTTAGATTGGGGCGGACTGAAAAGTAATTGGGAAGCTTTTAAAGAGTTCGTTCAAAGAGAAGGGAAAGGCATTAGCAAATTAACGGATTACTATTTTGTATTCAGAGAGGACGACTACGGTGATGAAGCATACATTTTTACAACGCATTCAGACTGAGATGATTGGCTATCGGAAATGTTTTGGCAATGGGAGCGTTATGATACTAGGAATGTTGAAGATTCGATGGATGATGTGTTTGTTTGGAAGTTAATTTCTGAAAGTGATTTTAAACGTTTAGATACGCTATATGAGGGAGCAAGAAAAACATCGATTGAAATCGATGGAAAAAGATACTATAGAAAGTTAATAAAAGTATCTGTAGAGCCAACAGTTGTTGTTTTGACTAATTTTTATTAAAAGCGTTATTTTAAAATTAAAGAGCGCCCAAGGGAGCGCTTTTCGATCAAGACAATATTGAAAAATACTCGGTAATATATGTAATCTTTTTAACTTTGTGAGATTAATCAAAAGTTTTTCGACTTGTTTTTGGAGGGTATTACATTTTGTTCTATTTTTTCGTAAAGATTAAGTAATTGTTTGATGAATTTAATTTTCGGTGTTAACCAATATGAAAATAGTGCTGAAATAATTCCTATTAAAGCTCCTGTTATGACATCGAAAGGATAATGAACTCCTACCCAAATACGAGAAATAGCTACGCAGAATGCAAGTACAAACCATAACCATCTAGCCTTTTTACGAACAAGCCAGAATGAAAAACAAATCGAAAAAAATAGAATCGTATGGTCGCTAGGAAATGAATTATCTACTGCATGATCGACAAGTTTATTAACATTAGGTAATACTGCAAATGGTTGATAATTCAAATGCAAATTCCCTACTAATTTTCCAATTATTTCAGCAGTTACGAAGGCAACTATTGCTTGAATAATCATCATTTTGTTTTTTCTAGATTGAGTAAACCAATAAGCCATAATAATTAAACCTAAAAAATACACCATATATTCCGCTAAAAATACCATAGTGGAGTTTAGGGATGAATATTGCTTCCCTAAATCATTGATAGCTCGAAAAGCATCAATATTTAATTGAGAAAAAGACATTTTTAAATCGCTCCTTATTGTTTGTGTATAAGGAGAATTATAGTAAAGGGTTTATAGTGAAAAAATTGATTTTAGTGACATTAGTCTTACAAAACTGTAAGGATTAGCTCATTAAAGATTTTTAATAAAATAGTTATTTTGTAAAAGGATCTTTAAACCTATACACAAAGATAGCAGGCAACTAATTAAGTTACCTGCTATGCTCGCACACTTGCACAGAGGAGCGCCTTCCATTTGGAAAGAGAGGAGCCAGGGAGAAAGCGACTCAGGTGTAGTATGTGTAATAACAAAAAGGATTATTCAAAAAAGGGGAATGAAAAATGAATACAATTACTATTAAGTTTGGACAAGGTACAACAGCTTGGCAAGGTATGCAAGAAGTAGTTAAAGCTCTACATGATAAAGGATATATCGCACAACCTTACGAGGATATTGGAACGGTTAAATTAACTAAGGAATTTAAAGAAGAAAATTAAACAAAATTCTTATTTTTTATTGAAATAAAAAAAACATGCACAAAAATTGTACATGTTTATATAAAATCTATGTCTTGTCTATGTAAATATATGTTTGTTTTATGAAAATGGTGAGTACCTTTAAAAAGCAAAGAGCACCTTTTAAGATGCTCAATGGCTAATTCTGAAATGATCATGGTTAATGTATGTATGTTTCTAATATATGTGCAGTTTTTATTTAAATATAAAGAGCGCTTTTTAAGGCGCTCTCTGACCAAGATTTTTATAGAAAGTAGGTGTCAGCTCACAAGGCCTAATTTGTAAGCTGAATACATGTTCAACCCATATTAAAATATGTATTTTCTCAGGAAGTGTGAAAATACATTTATAACAAAATCTTTATTTAAATAATAAAGCAGCTAGCTCAATGAACTAACTGCCTTATTGTCCAACAAGAATGGATACCCACATTACGTTATAACTTAAGGTTACAGCTTTAGTATGAGCAGAAGCGACAATGTTATACAAGAAAGCTAAATAAAAACATTATTAGGCACAACAAAGCAGCTAGCCGGATTAGCTAACTGCTCCATTGCGGTTTGTTGAAAAAGAAGTTCACGCATACAAGTAAATAATATGTAACTTCAAGTTACAGTTATAGTGTGAACGGAACTTAAAATTTTATCCAGGATTTACTTAATTTTAATAATAACTAACAAAAAGAAATTGGAGTTTGCTTACTGTAATATAAGTTGCGAAAAATTTATTACGGCTGGGATTACTGTAAATATTCTTAGTGAAATTGTTGCTGACCTTGTTGGTTACCCATTTGCTGACCTTGTTGATTACCCATTTGTTGGCTCACTTGATCAACTTGTGCTTGAGCTTGAGAAATAGCTTGATTTATTTGACTTAACGTTTGATTAGATTGTAGATGCTGTAATCCTTGGTTTAATGTTTGAATAGCTTGTTGAATTGTTTGCTGTAATTGTTGATCAGCTTGTTGCATTTGTTGTTGAGATTGTTGACTAAATTGTTGAAGTTGTTGCATTAACTGATTAGCTTGTTGTACTCCTTGTTGGCCGCCCATTTGTTGATTTTGTTGTAATCCTTGCTGTTGTCCTTGAGATGCTTGAGATAAAGATTGATGTAACTGTTGAATTTGATTTTTAAGATTAGTTAATTCTTGTGAAACTTCTAAATCAGCAGCTTTACGTGCCACTG
Coding sequences within it:
- a CDS encoding undecaprenyl-diphosphatase, which codes for MSFSQLNIDAFRAINDLGKQYSSLNSTMVFLAEYMVYFLGLIIMAYWFTQSRKNKMMIIQAIVAFVTAEIIGKLVGNLHLNYQPFAVLPNVNKLVDHAVDNSFPSDHTILFFSICFSFWLVRKKARWLWFVLAFCVAISRIWVGVHYPFDVITGALIGIISALFSYWLTPKIKFIKQLLNLYEKIEQNVIPSKNKSKNF